CAGGGCATACACGGAGCAGGAAGGGTGGAAGCGGCAGGCCGGGGGCAGCCAGCGGGAAATCCACCGACGGTAGAAGCGGATGGGCAGCGCGAGGAGGAAAGCGAGCGGGCTCATCGAGGAG
Above is a window of Cystobacter fuscus DNA encoding:
- the yidD gene encoding membrane protein insertion efficiency factor YidD, producing the protein MSPLAFLLALPIRFYRRWISRWLPPACRFHPSCSVYALEALQKHGALRGLRLITWRLLRCQPFHPGGFDPVP